The region GATCCGGGCGCGGGCCAGGTCGGGCACCATGATCGGCAGGTGGATCACGAAACGGGCAGAATCGAAGCTCATCGACGGGCCAGTTCCCGCATGCTGGGGGCCTGGCGCGACTGCCACTGCCGCAGTGCTTCCTTGACCCGCATCGTCTCGTCCTGGCTACGGGCCAGCTCGGCGTAAAGATGGGCCAGGTCGTCGGCGACCCGGTCCAGGTAGGCGGTGACCTCCCCGGCGTCCAACCCGCGCCGGGCCGTGGAGAACCGCCGGCCCCGTACCTGCCAGGGCCGCAACGGCAGGTACGACCTGGAGCGGTACGCCCGGCCCGTCCGGTGCCTCGGCTCGCGCCTTGGTTGCCGGTCGCGCCTTGGTTGCCGGTCGGGCCTTGCTTGCCGGTCGAGCCTTGGTTGCCGGTCGAGCCTTGGTTGCCGGTCGAGCCTGGGTTGCCGGTCCGGTCGACCGAGGGCACGACGTAGTAGAGCCCATCCGATGGTTGGTCCTCTCTCCGATCGGGCGGTTGTGCCAGGGCAAGCGGTCAGGGCAAGCGGTCAGGGCTTGCCGAGTCCGAGTGCACCCAGCGCGATGGTGACGGTGGGGGCACTGACCAGGTGTCGCAGACCGTCCGGTTCGTGGACCTACAGGTGACAGCCGGTGTGGTGGTAGCGGATGCTCACCGGATTTGCCGGCGTGGTGATGGGCGAGGCTGCGGATCAGCGGCACGGGGTCTTCGACGGGTGGGATCGGCTGCGGGGTCTGCGGGACCGGGATGCCCTGCCGAGGATCGGCGGGTACGGCGGCGTAGACCGCGTTTTCGAGGTATTCGAGGAAGTACGCGGCGGCAGCTTCGACCGTTGGCCGGTACGGGTGCAGGTCCGACTCGACCGGACGTTCGGCCGGGATAATTTCGATGTTCCAGCCTTCGCCGTGGATCCAGCGTGCGTCCGGCTCGTTGAGGCGGTGGTCTTCGAGGGTGAGCAGCAGGGTCAGGTGCAGCCCCAGGGCGAGGCGGATCGGGTCGGATACGGGTACGGCCACTGGTGGAACGACGCTGACCAGCAGCCGGCCGGCGGGCTGGCCGCGGTTGGCCTCGGTGATGTACTGGGCGACTGGGGTACCCCGGGCAGGGTCGACGGTGACGACGCCTTCACGGAGGTCCTGCCCGACGTGCTGCCCACCGTCGAGGTGGGTGAGGTCGGCCGGTCGGGCTCCGATGATCCGCGCCCAGTGCCGGAGTTGATAGCCGACAGGCAGTTGGTGGACCGGTTTGCCACCGGGTTGGGTGGCGACCTGCGGAGTGTCGACCGGCTGGTCCGGGGCGAACCAGTTGCGGTGCATGGTGGTCTGGTCCAGGTCGGTGAGGGTGACGACCGTGCCGTGGTAGACCCGCTGGGTGCCCTGACAGGTGTCGCAGTTCCCCGTGGCCGGGGCGACTCCCGCACCGGAACAGCCGGGGCACTCCGGATCGGGTGCCCGGCTGCCGAGGGTGCACAGGCAGGGCCGGAGCCGGTGGTGGGGGTCGCAGTCCGGGCACGGGCCGTACGGGATGGGGTCGCCCTGCCAGGTGGGGGCCGGCGGTTCCCAGGCACGATCCAGCAGCGTCACGGTGCGGCGTACGACCTGACCGGCGCTTTCCGTAGCCAGCACCTCGATGGTTTCGGCGGGCCGCAGGCTGGTGTGTCGCCACTTGCCGTCGCGCCAGATCGCCTGCGCACCGGGTGCCTCGCCGCCGAGACCGTCCAGGTCGGCGTAGATGCGCCGTTCGACCTGGTCGAGGTCCACCTCGGGCGGAGCGGATGCCGCGACATAGTGTGGCCGCAGGTAGTGGGCGGGGGCGGTCGCCGATCGTTCCACCAGGTCGAACATCGCGTCGTCGATGCTGCTGTCGGCGACTGCCCCAGACAGATCACCGGGCCAGCCGCGACTCCCGGCGGGCACCTCACTGCCGGGGATCTCATAACGGATGTCCCAGCTCAGGTTGCCACGCTCACCGCGTCGCGCCTCCACCACCAGGTCAAAGCAGAGCTGGTCGGCCAGGTGACAGAGCCGGCCCAGCTCAGCAGCCAGGTCTCGGGTGGGCATGGGGTCGGTGCGGGCGTAGTAGAGCCGCCACGGGTGCCAGCAGTGTCGGGCGATCGCCTCGCCCTCCAGCCGCTGGCGTTGCGCCACCGGTAAGTCCGGCGACCAGGCGGTGGGTAGCAGAATCGAGAATCTTGCGAAGTTCTCAGTGCCATAGGCGGCTCGGCATTCGGCCGACCCGACCTCGGCAGCGAGTGCGGCGAGGATCGGCGACAGAGCCAGCTCCCACCGCCCGCCGGCGTTGCGTCGTGGCTCCAACCCACCGGGTACGACGTTGGCCGAGCGCACCACGCCGGTGTCCTGGTTGACCACGGTGAGCACCAACTGCGCCCGGCGTTTGCCGGTACGTCGGCACTGCCCGCAGTCGTAGCCGATGTAGCCGCTGCCGAGGCACAGCTCGCAGTCGTGGTAGACCTGCCCGTCCCCAGGCTGGTCCTTGTCCGCATCGACCAGGAACCGGTCGCCCCAACGTACGCATCGGCACAGCTGGAGGATGCGGCCCTGCCCTTCGCAGTGGTCGCACACCACCACTGGCGGCGTGAAGGTCTCCAGGGTCACCGGCGCAGCCCACCTCGGGGCTGACACGAACCCTCGTGACCGGGCCGCCGCTCGCAGCGCCGCCCGTTGTCGAGCAGCAGGTCGCAGAAGACCCGCTGCTGGTCACCCTGCTCATCGGCGTACGCCGAGACGGTGGCCTCGCCGCCGTCCAACTCATCCAGGAACGCCAACGACCGCACCAACGTACGCGTGAAGATCAACGCCGAACTCATGTCGGACGCCGTGAACGGCAGATGCGCCACGTACCGCACCGACGAGCCCGACGCGACCCTACGAACCTCACTCACGAAACGACCAGCCTTTCCAGCAGCAGGGACGGATGGGTGGCCCAGCCCCTGCCGCAGGGACCGGGCCACCCGCGCCGCCAGCAGGGAATCCCAGGGGGTACGGGATTGGCAGCGCACACAGCGAAGGCGGAGGGCTGGCGCGGCTGGTCTCCCTCTCAACCAGCCGCGCCAGCATGGACACGGATGCCCAACCGGGGAGAGCCGGTTGCCTACCAGGCTTCCTGTGCGCCAGGCGTCCGCACCGAGGAACTTACAATGCAAAGCATTGCAAGACAAGGGGCCTATGCATGCTTTGCACTCAAAGTCTTGTACCTCATCTGGCTGGCATGGGAAGATCTTGGTGCCTACCAGGAGTTGCCAGCATGCCGCGAATTTCAGACCGTCAACGCATCGCCCAAGACATCCGTGATCGGATCGCCTCCGGCGAGTATCCGCCGGGTGCGAAGCTACCCTCGCTTCGCGAGTTGATCGAGCACTACGGCGTATCCGCCGAGCCCATACGTTCGGCGCTGCTCATCCTTCAGGCCGAAGGCTTGACCGAGGGCCACCAAGGCAAGGGTGTCTACGTACGCGCGCCTGAGGCATGAAGCTTCGTCGCCGTACCGAAGTAGCGCCGTCTGCCCTTCGCAGTGGTCGCACACCACCACTGGCGGCGTGAAGGTCTCCAGGGTCACCGGCGCAGCCCACCTCGGGGCTGACACGAACCCTCGTGACCGGGCCGCCGCTCGCAGCGCCGCCCGTTGTCGAGCAACAGGTCGCAGAAGACCCGCTGCTGGTCGCCCCGCTCATCGACGTACGCCGAGACGGTGGCCTCGCCGCCGTCCAACTCATCCAGGAACGCCAACGACCGCACCAACGTACGCGTGAAGATCAACGCCGAACTCATGTCGGACGCCGTGAACGGCAGATGCGCCACGTACCGCACCGACGAGCCCGACGCGACCCTACGAACCTCACTCACGAAACGAACCAACCTTCCAGCAGCAGGGACGGGTGGGTGGCCCCGTCTCGGGGTTCGACAGGGCTACCCCGAGCCCCACGACCACAGCCTTTCGGCAAACACGAGAGCGGGGCAGCTTGTGCTTGTGCTTGTGATAGGGACCGGGACGACAGGTGCGCAGGTACACCGGCCGCCCCGGTATCGGGTGCACCCGGGGTTGGGATGACCTACCGCCAAGCAGGCTTCCCGTCAGTGACTTAGAATTCTATGTGCGTCTAGTCAACGAGCTAGCAACACTATGTGCTTGATGTAGAACGCCATGGCGTGATCAAATCGATGGGCCGCCAAGCAGGGAGTCCGCCATGCCCATCGAGCCCATTTACACCCGAATTGTCGCTGACATCCGAGCAAGGATCGCCTCCGGCGAGCTCAAGCCCGGCGACAAGCTGCCCTCCATGGCTCAGCTACGCACCCAATACAACGCCAGCAACACCGCCGTCCGGAACGCGATGTTGGTGTTGCGCGAGGCTGGCTTGACCGAGGGGCACCAGGGCAAGGGTGTCTACGTACGCGCGCCTGAGGCATGAAGCTTTGGCCAGCCGAAGAGATCGCACGCCAGATCCGTAGCCGGCCGTTCCAGCTCCAGCACATGTCGGTATGGGCACATCCCAAACTTGATGTCGACGCCACCGCTGCACGCAGAGCCAGATTTTCGTCATAATCTGACGAAGCGCCGGGGGTGCCGACGTCACGAGGTGCGGTAACGTGGGCTTGTGCTGATCAGGTTCGAGGCCAGCAACTACCGGTCGATCGCCGAGGGCGTCGAACTATCGATGGTTGCCGTGGACCGCGATCGGGAGGCAGCTCGGGAGGCACCCCACCTCGGGGAGAGCCTTCTGACGCTAGCGGCGGTCTACGGACCGAACGCCTCCGGCAAGTCGAACGTCGTCAGCGCGCTCGCCTGGCTACGCGACGCGGTAGAAGACTCGCTCCGCTTTTGGGAGGACGAGATCCCGTTGGAGCCCTTCGCCTTCGGGTCTGGTCCATCCCACCCCAGCGAGTTCGTCATCGAAGCCACAGTCGACGGTGTGCGCTTCGAGTACGTCCTGGAACTCGACACCCGCCAGGTCCGGTACGAGGGGCTCTTCCATTACCCGGAAAAGAAGCGCCGCAGAATCTTCGAGCGCGAAGGCTCCGAACTGAAGCTTCAGCGCGGCCTCGGCGCGTTGTCTGGCACTCGCGAATTGCTCACCGAACGGACATTGGCGCTGTCTGTCGCGCGACGCTTCGATGAGCCACTCGTGTCGCTTTTCGCCAAGGATATCCTGCGCATCCAGGTCCTCGGTCAGATGCCGCGACGAGTTCGCGCGAGAGCGTTCGGTAGCGGCAGCGGCACTTGGAGGGCGAGGACGCACCGTTGGTTCGACAGCCTGGAGAACGCGCAGCCCCCTCTTTTCCCCCTCGGAGACAAAGAGGGAGAGTGGCCCACCTTGAGCCGACGCGACCAGGCACTTGCTCTGCTGCGTCTCGCTGACCTGGGCATCGAGGATGTTGTCATCGATGAGCAGCAAGTTGTATATTCCGGCTCCGGCGAGACACGAACTCAACGCCGACTACGTCTTGTACACCGGTCTGGCGATAACGCCGCGCCGCTCGATTTCTCCGCCGAGTCGGAGGGCACGAGGACGTGGTTCGGTCTGATCGGACCGGTGTTGACGGCACTACAGCAGGGGTCGGTCGTCATCTTCGATGAGTTGGACGCCAGTCTGCATCCGACTCTCTCCGCAGAGCTGCTGCAAGTCTTCCGAAGCCCTGTCACGAACCCGTACGGCGCACAGCTCATCTTCACCTCCCATGACACCAGCCTGCTCAACCATCTGAACCGGGATGAGGTCTGGCTCACCGAGAAGCGAGCCGACGGCTCCACCCGCCTTGGCGGACTCGCCGAGTTCGCTGGTGAACGAGTACGCAAGTCACAAAACCTGGAAAACGCCTACCTCCATGGCCGATTCGGCGCACTTCCCCAGGTTGACCAGACAGATTTCCTCCGAGCGCTCGGGTTGATCGGCTGACTAAGGATGAGCCAACGTCATCGTGAGACGAAATCCCTCAAACGTAAGATTGCCCGCCGACCAGAGCTACGCACGGTCGTGGTCTTCTGTGAAGGCAAAAACTCTGAGCCTGACTACATCAATGGG is a window of Micromonospora polyrhachis DNA encoding:
- a CDS encoding AAA family ATPase, yielding MLIRFEASNYRSIAEGVELSMVAVDRDREAAREAPHLGESLLTLAAVYGPNASGKSNVVSALAWLRDAVEDSLRFWEDEIPLEPFAFGSGPSHPSEFVIEATVDGVRFEYVLELDTRQVRYEGLFHYPEKKRRRIFEREGSELKLQRGLGALSGTRELLTERTLALSVARRFDEPLVSLFAKDILRIQVLGQMPRRVRARAFGSGSGTWRARTHRWFDSLENAQPPLFPLGDKEGEWPTLSRRDQALALLRLADLGIEDVVIDEQQVVYSGSGETRTQRRLRLVHRSGDNAAPLDFSAESEGTRTWFGLIGPVLTALQQGSVVIFDELDASLHPTLSAELLQVFRSPVTNPYGAQLIFTSHDTSLLNHLNRDEVWLTEKRADGSTRLGGLAEFAGERVRKSQNLENAYLHGRFGALPQVDQTDFLRALGLIG
- a CDS encoding winged helix-turn-helix domain-containing protein gives rise to the protein MPIEPIYTRIVADIRARIASGELKPGDKLPSMAQLRTQYNASNTAVRNAMLVLREAGLTEGHQGKGVYVRAPEA
- a CDS encoding winged helix-turn-helix domain-containing protein, producing the protein MPRISDRQRIAQDIRDRIASGEYPPGAKLPSLRELIEHYGVSAEPIRSALLILQAEGLTEGHQGKGVYVRAPEA